A DNA window from Mucilaginibacter xinganensis contains the following coding sequences:
- the ilvN gene encoding acetolactate synthase small subunit: MSNQETDKQEFNITVYTENQIGLLNRIAIIFTRRKINIDSLNTSPSEIESIHRFNIVITESEDVVRKLCRQIEKQVEVLKVYYHTNEDVIWQEMALYKVSTDVIAEKVSVERLLRENGARVVTLRKDYTVFETTGHREETDNLISILQPYGLIEFVRSARVAIIKDSEGFNSKLRDFERLEPGEDVIENEYLNKGEKVFSM, encoded by the coding sequence ATGAGTAACCAGGAAACAGATAAGCAGGAATTTAACATCACGGTTTACACAGAGAACCAGATTGGTTTGCTGAACCGGATTGCAATAATATTTACCCGCAGGAAGATCAATATTGATAGTTTGAATACTTCTCCATCAGAAATTGAGAGTATTCACCGGTTTAATATTGTGATCACCGAGTCGGAAGATGTGGTGCGCAAACTTTGCCGGCAGATTGAGAAGCAGGTGGAAGTTTTAAAAGTATATTATCACACCAATGAGGATGTAATATGGCAGGAAATGGCATTGTACAAGGTATCAACCGATGTGATTGCCGAAAAAGTTAGCGTTGAGCGCTTGCTGCGTGAGAACGGTGCCCGTGTGGTAACCCTTAGAAAGGACTATACCGTGTTTGAAACAACCGGCCACCGCGAAGAAACAGATAACCTGATCAGTATTTTGCAGCCTTACGGACTGATTGAGTTTGTGCGCAGCGCACGTGTAGCTATTATAAAAGATAGTGAAGGCTTTAACAGTAAATTACGTGATTTTGAAAGACTTGAACCCGGTGAGGATGTAATTGAAAACGAGTACTTAAACAAAGGGGAAAAAGTATTTTCAATGTAG
- a CDS encoding toll/interleukin-1 receptor domain-containing protein, which translates to MNQSNIHLAIRSLKMGILFLSKRLKYVKFTTNFSQIHRKLVFHMTDNLNPNIFLSYSWANANIADEIDKDFANIGIPFKRDIRDLEYRTSIKEFMQQIGKSDYVLMIISNEYLRSLNCMYEVTELLNTHEFEKRILPLITDNATSIFHPLNQDVYYDYWLDEKKKADKLQRKHTNEVSIEYVKKCQNIRDNLPKFFQKITDLNVSTYKKLKNENYRALFKIIGFNDEKIIEELIRTLKIEDAEERDMALEEFLKTYPNNRYGFFQRAYLAHQANQNKKAKKYYEEAIRVDPKYKEAHNNLGLLLKDHFLDFEKAKFHYEEAIRLDPKYDKPHYNLALLLGNNLAKFNEAKFHYEQALKITPHHAKARNSLGSLLKTHFSDFEGAKMNYEKAIISNPKYFKAFYNLALLLKNEFSDFEGARINYEHAINIEPEYGKAHNNLGSLLENHFLDFDGAKKHYEQSIKIDPRYTKGHNNLGELFEKHFSDFNRARFHYEEALRIDPKFGLASKNLKKLIEKHFN; encoded by the coding sequence ATGAACCAAAGCAATATTCATTTGGCAATTCGCTCGCTAAAAATGGGGATTCTGTTTCTTTCAAAACGATTAAAATATGTTAAGTTCACAACAAATTTCTCACAAATTCATCGTAAATTAGTTTTCCACATGACAGATAACCTAAACCCAAACATTTTTTTGTCCTACTCATGGGCCAACGCTAATATAGCAGATGAAATTGATAAGGATTTTGCAAACATAGGCATTCCCTTCAAAAGAGATATTCGAGATTTAGAATATCGGACGAGCATTAAGGAATTTATGCAACAAATAGGTAAGAGTGATTATGTATTGATGATTATCAGTAATGAATACTTACGGAGTTTAAACTGCATGTATGAAGTAACTGAATTATTGAACACGCACGAATTCGAAAAAAGGATATTACCACTAATCACTGACAACGCCACTTCCATTTTTCACCCTCTCAATCAAGATGTGTATTATGATTATTGGTTAGATGAGAAAAAAAAGGCAGATAAGCTTCAAAGAAAACACACAAATGAGGTTTCAATAGAATATGTCAAGAAATGTCAAAATATAAGAGATAATCTTCCAAAGTTTTTTCAAAAAATTACTGACCTTAACGTTTCTACATATAAGAAATTAAAAAATGAAAATTACCGAGCCCTTTTCAAGATTATTGGCTTTAACGATGAAAAAATAATCGAAGAATTAATCCGAACACTAAAAATTGAAGATGCTGAAGAACGAGATATGGCATTGGAAGAGTTTTTAAAGACATATCCTAATAATAGATATGGATTTTTCCAAAGGGCGTATTTAGCTCATCAAGCGAACCAAAATAAAAAAGCCAAAAAGTACTATGAAGAAGCAATTAGGGTTGATCCTAAATATAAAGAGGCGCATAATAATCTTGGGCTATTATTAAAAGATCACTTTTTAGACTTTGAAAAAGCAAAATTTCATTATGAAGAAGCCATCAGACTAGACCCCAAATATGACAAACCTCACTATAATTTGGCATTATTACTCGGAAATAACCTCGCCAAGTTCAATGAAGCAAAATTCCATTATGAACAAGCATTGAAAATAACCCCTCATCATGCCAAAGCTCGCAATAGTTTAGGTTCACTTTTAAAAACCCACTTTTCAGATTTCGAGGGCGCAAAAATGAACTATGAAAAAGCTATCATAAGCAATCCAAAATATTTCAAAGCCTTTTATAATTTAGCCTTACTTTTAAAGAACGAATTTTCCGATTTCGAAGGTGCAAGAATCAATTATGAGCACGCAATCAACATTGAGCCAGAATACGGGAAGGCCCACAACAATTTAGGGTCGCTTCTTGAAAATCATTTTTTAGACTTCGACGGCGCAAAAAAACACTATGAACAAAGCATAAAAATCGACCCGCGTTACACTAAAGGTCATAACAATCTCGGGGAGCTTTTTGAAAAACATTTTTCGGATTTCAATCGCGCCCGATTCCATTACGAAGAAGCTCTAAGGATAGATCCAAAATTTGGATTAGCCAGCAAAAATTTAAAAAAATTAATTGAAAAACATTTCAATTAA
- the ilvB gene encoding biosynthetic-type acetolactate synthase large subunit — MEVAQETLTAPAAKEAVELSGSQALLDALIIEGVDTIFGYPGGAIMPIYDALYDYKEKLNHILVRHEQGGIHAGQGYARTSGKVGVVFATSGPGATNLVTGLADAQIDSTPLVCITGQVFAHLLGTDAFQETDVINITTPVTKWNYQVTDANEIPEVIAKAFYIAKSGRPGPVLIDITKNAQIQKFDYKGYTKCDHIRSYRPKPIVRPQYIKEAAELINSAKKPFIIWGQGVILGSAEQEFKTFVEKSGIPAAWTILGAGAIPTDHPQNVGMLGMHGNYGPNVLTNECDVLIAIGMRFDDRVTGRLDKYAKQAKVIHLDIDPAEIDKNVKSTVPVWGDCKETLPLLTALVEQKEHTDWLKLFNEYTQKEYDAVIHEELNPSTAEMTMGEVIKQLNQLTKGDAVIVTDVGQHQMVACRYANLNKSRSNVTSGGLGTMGFALPAAIGAKFGAQQRDVIAIIGDGGFQMTLQELGTIMQTGVEVKIIILNNRFLGMVRQWQELFNERRYSFVDIQSPDFVAVAAAYGIKGKMIDDRKDLQAALKEMMEHKGSFLLEVMVTKENNVFPMVPQGCSVSEIRLK; from the coding sequence ATGGAAGTTGCACAGGAAACATTAACCGCACCGGCCGCTAAGGAGGCAGTTGAATTATCAGGATCGCAGGCATTGCTGGATGCTTTGATCATTGAGGGTGTGGATACTATTTTTGGTTATCCGGGTGGCGCAATTATGCCCATTTATGATGCTTTGTATGATTATAAAGAAAAATTAAATCACATATTGGTTCGCCACGAGCAGGGCGGTATTCACGCTGGTCAGGGTTATGCCCGTACATCAGGCAAAGTGGGTGTGGTGTTTGCCACCAGCGGCCCGGGTGCCACTAACCTGGTTACCGGTTTAGCTGATGCGCAGATAGACAGTACGCCGCTGGTATGTATCACAGGCCAGGTGTTTGCCCACCTTTTAGGTACCGATGCTTTCCAGGAAACGGATGTGATTAATATTACCACCCCGGTTACCAAATGGAACTACCAGGTAACGGATGCAAACGAGATCCCCGAGGTTATTGCAAAAGCATTTTACATTGCGAAAAGCGGGCGCCCGGGCCCTGTGCTGATCGATATCACCAAAAACGCGCAGATCCAGAAATTTGACTATAAAGGTTATACCAAATGCGATCATATCCGCAGCTACAGGCCGAAACCTATTGTACGCCCCCAGTACATTAAAGAGGCGGCAGAGCTGATCAACTCAGCTAAAAAACCTTTCATTATTTGGGGACAGGGTGTAATATTAGGCAGTGCCGAGCAGGAGTTTAAAACTTTTGTTGAAAAGAGCGGGATCCCTGCAGCCTGGACCATATTGGGAGCAGGCGCTATCCCTACAGATCACCCGCAAAATGTGGGTATGCTGGGCATGCACGGCAACTACGGCCCCAACGTATTAACCAATGAGTGTGATGTGCTGATTGCTATAGGCATGCGCTTTGACGACCGTGTAACCGGCCGCCTTGATAAATATGCAAAACAGGCAAAAGTGATCCATTTGGATATTGACCCTGCCGAGATAGATAAGAATGTAAAATCAACCGTGCCGGTTTGGGGCGATTGTAAAGAGACGTTGCCGTTGCTTACCGCTTTGGTGGAGCAAAAGGAGCATACCGATTGGCTGAAGTTATTTAATGAATATACCCAAAAGGAATATGATGCGGTTATCCACGAAGAGCTGAATCCATCGACAGCAGAAATGACCATGGGCGAGGTAATTAAACAACTGAATCAGCTTACCAAAGGGGATGCCGTTATAGTTACCGACGTGGGCCAGCACCAAATGGTGGCCTGCCGTTACGCCAACCTTAACAAGAGCCGCAGCAACGTTACCAGCGGTGGTTTGGGCACCATGGGCTTTGCACTGCCTGCTGCTATAGGTGCCAAGTTTGGCGCACAGCAGCGCGATGTAATTGCCATTATTGGCGACGGGGGCTTCCAGATGACCTTGCAGGAACTGGGCACCATTATGCAAACCGGCGTTGAAGTGAAGATCATCATCCTGAATAACCGTTTCCTGGGCATGGTTCGCCAATGGCAGGAGTTATTTAACGAGCGCCGTTACTCATTTGTGGATATTCAAAGCCCTGATTTTGTTGCTGTGGCAGCCGCTTATGGTATAAAAGGTAAAATGATTGATGACCGCAAGGATTTACAGGCTGCTTTGAAAGAAATGATGGAGCACAAAGGTTCGTTCCTGTTAGAAGTAATGGTAACCAAAGAAAATAATGTGTTCCCGATGGTACCGCAGGGATGCAGTGTTAGCGAGATCAGGCTTAAATAA
- the ilvD gene encoding dihydroxy-acid dehydratase yields MSAKTETTELNKYSKTFTQDETQPAAKAMLYGIGLTDDDMQKPQVGVASMGYDGNTCNMHLNDLAKLVKQGIWSEDMVGLIFHTIGVSDGMSNGTDGMRYSLVSRDIIADSIEAVVGAQYYDGVITLPGCDKNMPGSVMAMARLNRPSIMVYGGTIKPGHWKGEDLNIVSAFEALGKKIAGQIDDIDFMGVIKNACPSAGACGGIYTANTMAAAIEALGMSLPYSSSNPALSDEKKAECLAAGKAIKILLEKDIKPSDIMTAEAFENAIVVIMVLGGSTNAVLHLIAMAKAIGVKLTQDDFQAVSNRIPVLADMKPSGKYMMEDLHKVGGVPAVMKYCLAQGWLHGDCLTVTGKTIAENLADVPEINFDTQKIILPVETPIKATGHLQILYGNLAEGGSVAKITGKEGTSFEGPARVFDGEFELIHGIQSGFVKKGDVVVIRNVGPKGAPGMPEMLKPTSAIFGAGLGSSVALITDGRFSGGTHGFVVGHITPEAYDGGGIAFVKDEDRIFIDAINRTINVMISDEEFAARKAAWVQPALKVSKGLLYRYAKTVSTAADGCVTDEMP; encoded by the coding sequence ATGAGTGCAAAAACCGAAACTACCGAGCTAAATAAATACAGCAAAACCTTCACCCAGGATGAAACCCAGCCTGCCGCAAAAGCAATGCTTTACGGTATAGGACTTACTGACGACGATATGCAAAAACCGCAGGTCGGCGTGGCAAGTATGGGTTACGATGGCAACACCTGTAACATGCACCTGAATGATTTGGCCAAGCTGGTTAAACAGGGCATCTGGAGCGAAGATATGGTAGGCCTGATCTTTCACACCATTGGTGTAAGTGACGGAATGAGCAACGGTACTGACGGAATGCGTTACTCGCTGGTTAGTCGCGATATTATTGCCGACTCGATTGAGGCGGTTGTTGGTGCACAGTATTATGATGGTGTTATTACTCTGCCTGGCTGTGATAAAAACATGCCGGGTTCTGTTATGGCAATGGCGCGTTTAAACCGCCCGTCAATAATGGTGTATGGCGGTACCATAAAACCAGGCCATTGGAAGGGCGAGGACCTGAATATCGTATCGGCATTTGAAGCTTTGGGTAAAAAGATAGCCGGGCAAATTGACGATATCGATTTTATGGGAGTGATCAAAAATGCCTGTCCGAGTGCCGGTGCCTGCGGCGGTATCTACACCGCAAACACCATGGCTGCGGCTATTGAGGCTTTGGGAATGAGTTTGCCGTACTCGTCATCAAACCCTGCATTAAGTGATGAAAAGAAAGCAGAGTGCTTAGCGGCCGGTAAAGCCATTAAGATCCTGTTAGAAAAAGATATTAAACCAAGCGACATCATGACCGCCGAAGCATTTGAGAATGCCATAGTGGTTATTATGGTGTTAGGCGGATCCACCAATGCGGTGCTGCATTTAATTGCGATGGCAAAAGCAATTGGCGTTAAGTTAACCCAGGACGATTTCCAGGCGGTGAGCAACCGCATCCCTGTGCTGGCCGATATGAAGCCAAGCGGTAAATACATGATGGAAGACCTGCACAAGGTGGGCGGCGTACCGGCTGTAATGAAATATTGCCTGGCGCAAGGCTGGCTGCATGGCGATTGTCTTACCGTTACCGGCAAAACAATTGCCGAAAACTTAGCGGATGTACCGGAGATTAACTTTGATACTCAAAAAATTATTCTGCCGGTTGAAACCCCTATTAAAGCTACCGGCCATTTACAGATCCTATACGGAAACCTTGCCGAAGGCGGCAGCGTTGCCAAAATAACCGGTAAAGAAGGCACCAGCTTTGAAGGACCTGCACGGGTGTTTGACGGTGAGTTTGAACTGATCCACGGAATCCAGAGCGGCTTTGTGAAAAAAGGCGATGTGGTGGTTATCCGTAACGTGGGCCCTAAAGGCGCACCGGGTATGCCTGAAATGCTGAAACCTACATCGGCTATTTTTGGCGCAGGACTGGGAAGCTCAGTAGCATTGATTACTGATGGCAGGTTCTCGGGCGGAACCCATGGTTTCGTCGTCGGTCATATCACGCCGGAAGCTTATGACGGCGGGGGTATTGCCTTTGTAAAAGATGAGGACAGGATATTTATTGATGCCATAAACCGCACCATTAATGTAATGATAAGCGACGAAGAATTTGCTGCACGTAAGGCAGCCTGGGTACAGCCCGCGTTAAAGGTTAGCAAAGGGCTGCTATACAGGTATGCAAAAACCGTTAGCACCGCCGCAGATGGTTGTGTTACCGATGAGATGCCGTAA